Proteins encoded together in one Pseudomonas sp. ADAK13 window:
- the pdxR gene encoding MocR-like pyridoxine biosynthesis transcription factor PdxR — MVQLRKWRPLLKLDGAQSQASYRKIIEGLVSAIAEGRLRPGTLLPGTREMAQLLDVNRKTVILAYEEGVTKGWLVSIQRRGTFVSTQLATGTVAAPRAPKAFALTLREAPAAVYFTPGEQVTALQQRPGALFFDNGACDHRLLPQAVLHRYYRNALRYSFTTNTVRHGSEGSGQYLRNALAEMLRHNRGLMVDADQICLTQGVQMSLYLAASVLIKPGDVVVVERLSYPPAWEIFRQLGAQLVTVDLDDEGCRVDQLAELCRVHNVRMMYVTPHHQFPTTVSLRAGRRQQLLELARQHDFCIIEEDYDHEYHFAGRPYLPLASDSAQRHVIYIGSLSKSLGSTFRCSYIVAPSNVIEVLERKAAVSLGQGDAVMQRMLADLINDGELKKHLRRVSKEYRRRRETLLDCLLEAFGEQISVQEPEGGLALWVRFADSIDVDQLAEKALELDLVVRGGRLFSPFDHPENALRLGFASLNQEEIRIATQRLAQAAQALPKFDLS; from the coding sequence ATGGTCCAGCTTCGTAAATGGCGCCCTCTGCTCAAGCTCGACGGGGCGCAGTCGCAGGCGTCGTATCGAAAAATCATTGAGGGCCTGGTGAGCGCGATTGCCGAGGGCCGCCTGCGCCCTGGAACGCTGTTGCCCGGCACGCGGGAAATGGCGCAACTGCTGGACGTCAACCGCAAGACGGTGATCCTGGCCTACGAGGAGGGCGTGACCAAGGGCTGGCTGGTCAGCATTCAGCGGCGTGGCACGTTCGTCAGTACGCAACTGGCGACAGGCACGGTGGCTGCCCCCCGCGCACCAAAGGCATTTGCCCTGACGCTGCGGGAGGCGCCGGCGGCGGTCTATTTCACGCCGGGGGAGCAGGTGACTGCGCTGCAACAGCGGCCGGGCGCGCTGTTCTTCGACAATGGCGCCTGTGACCATCGTTTACTGCCGCAAGCCGTCCTGCACCGCTACTACCGCAATGCCTTGCGCTACAGCTTTACCACCAACACCGTGCGCCATGGCAGCGAGGGCAGCGGTCAATACCTGCGCAACGCCCTGGCCGAAATGTTGCGCCATAATCGCGGCCTGATGGTCGACGCGGACCAGATTTGCCTGACCCAAGGTGTCCAGATGTCGCTGTACCTGGCGGCCAGCGTGCTGATCAAACCCGGTGATGTGGTGGTGGTCGAACGCCTGAGTTACCCGCCAGCCTGGGAGATTTTCCGCCAGTTGGGCGCGCAACTGGTCACCGTCGACCTGGACGACGAAGGTTGCCGGGTCGATCAACTCGCCGAGCTGTGCCGGGTACACAACGTCCGCATGATGTATGTCACGCCCCATCATCAGTTTCCGACCACCGTCAGCCTGCGTGCCGGGCGTCGGCAGCAACTTCTGGAATTGGCCCGGCAGCATGACTTCTGCATCATCGAGGAAGATTACGACCACGAGTACCACTTTGCCGGACGGCCCTATTTGCCTCTGGCCAGCGACAGCGCGCAGCGTCATGTGATCTACATCGGTTCGCTGTCCAAATCCCTGGGCAGCACCTTCCGTTGCAGCTACATCGTTGCACCGTCGAATGTCATCGAAGTGCTCGAGCGCAAGGCGGCGGTGAGCCTGGGGCAGGGCGATGCAGTCATGCAACGGATGCTCGCGGACTTGATCAACGATGGCGAGCTGAAGAAGCACCTGCGTCGGGTTTCCAAAGAATACCGTCGGCGTCGGGAAACCCTGCTCGATTGCCTGCTGGAGGCTTTTGGCGAGCAGATCTCCGTGCAGGAACCGGAAGGCGGGCTGGCGCTGTGGGTAAGGTTTGCCGACTCAATCGACGTCGATCAACTGGCTGAAAAAGCGCTGGAGCTGGACCTGGTGGTGCGCGGTGGTCGGCTGTTTTCACCCTTTGATCACCCAGAGAATGCCCTGCGTTTGGGATTCGCCTCGCTCAACCAGGAGGAAATCCGCATCGCCACGCAGCGCTTGGCTCAGGCGGCGCAGGCGCTTCCCAAGTTTGATCTGTCTTAA
- a CDS encoding M24 family metallopeptidase — translation MHNRHVVELLPSGKSFEAADQLLLDAMLASGLAVPFSCRRGACGSCKVKVVSGEYREKTRTPDTPAPSYPLAADEMLLCQSHACSDMRLEIPGWSLDTPALEVSAQVIGKRALSGDIVELVLQTAQPLEVRPGQYLRFRLDDGDSRCFSVANLPAQEHGRLVFHIRQVSGGVFSERILSTLQAGDALKLEGPVGACTWQHEDERPVVLFATGTGYAGVKPLLLTALARQAEVTLYWGNSAPADFYDAEFLEWASEAHPRFNWHRVQAADARVQQVALAQPHNWADSQIYACGNSTMINQVRETCLAAGAQAHRFVAEAFVPSGALTLASSLKTLDPVLEKVGPRYSLDGMLAAREQTVRALAAIADQLKVGMTTAQALQMASQTLQDMGASHTWHPTYIRFGDDTVRTPRQGVDLLRELRATDIAVVDLGPVWDGYEGDYGDTFVFGEHPLHDACVKALHQVFDETRDAWHRGLTGRELYDFAEHSALSKGWRLERNLAGHRIADFPHALFGQDKLAEVEIVPSEMVWVLEIQLCHPTLPIGAFFEDILIGEANRA, via the coding sequence ATGCATAACCGCCATGTCGTTGAATTGTTGCCCTCGGGCAAGTCCTTCGAAGCCGCCGATCAATTGCTGCTCGACGCCATGCTGGCCAGCGGTCTCGCCGTGCCCTTTTCCTGCCGGCGCGGCGCCTGCGGGTCGTGCAAGGTCAAGGTGGTGTCAGGCGAGTATCGAGAAAAGACGCGCACACCAGACACCCCGGCGCCCTCTTACCCGCTCGCGGCTGACGAGATGTTGCTGTGCCAGAGCCATGCCTGCAGCGACATGCGCCTGGAAATTCCCGGCTGGTCATTGGACACGCCCGCGCTGGAAGTCAGCGCACAGGTGATCGGCAAGCGCGCACTGAGCGGCGATATCGTCGAGCTGGTGTTGCAGACGGCCCAGCCACTGGAAGTGCGGCCCGGGCAGTACCTCAGGTTTCGCCTCGACGATGGCGACAGCCGCTGTTTCTCCGTGGCCAATCTGCCCGCGCAGGAGCACGGCCGGCTGGTGTTTCATATTCGCCAGGTCAGCGGCGGCGTGTTTTCCGAACGCATCCTGTCGACCCTGCAAGCGGGCGATGCGTTGAAACTCGAAGGCCCCGTGGGCGCCTGCACCTGGCAACACGAAGATGAGCGCCCTGTGGTGCTGTTCGCGACCGGCACCGGCTATGCCGGCGTCAAACCGTTGTTGCTGACAGCCCTGGCCCGCCAAGCCGAGGTCACCCTGTACTGGGGTAACTCGGCACCGGCGGACTTCTACGACGCCGAGTTTCTCGAATGGGCCAGCGAGGCCCATCCACGCTTTAACTGGCATCGCGTCCAGGCGGCAGACGCCCGCGTGCAACAGGTCGCACTGGCACAGCCCCATAACTGGGCCGATAGCCAAATCTATGCCTGCGGCAATAGCACGATGATCAACCAGGTCCGCGAAACCTGCCTGGCAGCGGGTGCGCAGGCGCATCGGTTTGTCGCCGAAGCCTTCGTCCCCAGCGGTGCGTTGACCCTGGCGTCGTCACTCAAGACGCTGGACCCGGTGCTGGAAAAAGTCGGCCCGCGTTACTCGCTGGACGGCATGCTCGCGGCCCGCGAGCAAACGGTGAGAGCCCTGGCCGCCATCGCCGACCAATTGAAAGTCGGCATGACCACTGCGCAAGCGCTGCAAATGGCCAGCCAGACATTGCAGGACATGGGCGCGTCTCACACCTGGCACCCCACCTATATACGTTTTGGCGACGACACCGTCCGTACTCCGCGCCAGGGCGTCGACCTGCTACGCGAGCTGCGTGCCACCGATATCGCCGTGGTCGACCTGGGCCCGGTGTGGGACGGCTATGAAGGCGACTATGGCGACACCTTCGTGTTCGGCGAACACCCGCTGCATGACGCTTGCGTGAAGGCACTGCACCAAGTGTTCGACGAAACCCGCGACGCCTGGCACCGCGGGCTGACCGGGCGCGAGCTCTATGACTTCGCCGAGCACAGTGCCCTCTCCAAAGGCTGGCGCCTTGAACGCAACCTGGCCGGGCACCGCATCGCCGACTTCCCGCATGCGCTGTTCGGGCAGGACAAGTTGGCTGAAGTGGAGATCGTACCGAGCGAGATGGTTTGGGTGCTGGAGATACAGCTGTGCCACCCCACACTGCCGATCGGGGCGTTCTTCGAGGACATCCTGATTGGCGAGGCCAACCGGGCCTAG
- a CDS encoding GlxA family transcriptional regulator codes for MKVAVIAFNRISPFHLSVPCLVFGKDRRVGDSPWFELVVCAGEDGVLMTNAGFAVQCDHGLDQVVGADIVIVPSWRDVAEAPPHALVETLKAAHASGALVVGLCLGAFVLAHAGLLCDKRATTHWAWAAHLARDFPRIEVDPKVLYVEAEQVLTSAGVAAGLDCCIHIVRRLYGRGVANALARQLLVSPHRDGGQAQFISQPVPQGASDQRLGQLLDWLRANLGQPLSIDHVAQRLAMSRRSFTRHFKQLTGSTFGQWLTNERIKAVQLHLETTDHSVEVIADACGFGTSLSLRQHFLSIVGVSPTTYRKAYHR; via the coding sequence GTGAAAGTGGCGGTCATCGCCTTTAACCGAATCAGTCCCTTTCACCTTTCCGTTCCCTGCCTGGTGTTTGGTAAAGACCGCCGGGTAGGGGATTCACCCTGGTTTGAACTGGTGGTCTGTGCTGGCGAGGATGGGGTGCTGATGACCAACGCCGGTTTTGCCGTCCAGTGCGACCATGGTCTGGATCAGGTCGTCGGGGCCGATATTGTCATCGTCCCCAGCTGGCGTGATGTCGCCGAAGCGCCGCCGCATGCACTGGTCGAAACCCTTAAGGCCGCTCATGCAAGCGGCGCGTTGGTGGTGGGGCTGTGCCTGGGGGCGTTCGTACTTGCCCACGCGGGCCTGCTGTGCGACAAGCGGGCAACCACGCATTGGGCCTGGGCGGCGCATCTGGCGCGAGATTTCCCGCGCATCGAAGTGGACCCCAAAGTGCTGTATGTCGAAGCAGAACAGGTACTGACCTCGGCGGGCGTGGCAGCGGGGCTCGATTGCTGCATCCACATCGTCAGGCGTCTCTACGGGCGGGGGGTTGCCAACGCGTTGGCGCGTCAGCTGCTCGTCTCGCCTCATCGCGACGGCGGCCAGGCCCAGTTCATCAGCCAGCCGGTGCCTCAAGGCGCCAGCGACCAGCGTCTCGGCCAGTTGCTCGACTGGCTTCGGGCCAATCTGGGCCAACCGTTGTCAATCGATCACGTCGCGCAGAGGCTGGCGATGAGTCGACGCAGTTTCACCCGGCACTTCAAGCAACTGACCGGCTCGACGTTTGGGCAGTGGCTCACCAACGAGCGAATCAAAGCCGTTCAACTGCACCTCGAAACCACCGACCATAGCGTTGAGGTAATCGCTGACGCCTGCGGGTTTGGTACAAGCCTCTCTTTGCGTCAACACTTCTTGTCGATCGTGGGCGTGAGTCCCACCACCTACCGAAAGGCTTATCACCGGTAG
- a CDS encoding alpha/beta fold hydrolase: MTTLSMTQPAQAAGPVPSLPYTSESTAYHWSSVDGVKVFYREAGPRDAPTLVLLHGYPSSSRMWDSLIPLLADRYHVIAPDYPGFGRSDAPSAATYAYTFDHLAETMSQLLAQLKIDEYTLFMQDYGGPVGFRMILNAPQKLHGIIIQNANAYNEGLGAKWANIAKYWKAPSEHPEQVDAFTGYDGTKQRHLGTSPHPERYNPDAWEDEFAALSRPGQRAIQSALLLDYQNNVASYPKWQQWLKDNQPPMLVMWGKYDPSFIVPGALRYKDDVPGAEVHILEAGHFALDEKIEQIASLTRLFMARITGRPNAP, encoded by the coding sequence ATGACGACGCTGTCGATGACCCAACCGGCGCAAGCGGCCGGACCTGTGCCTTCCCTCCCCTATACCAGCGAGTCCACTGCCTATCACTGGTCCAGCGTGGACGGCGTGAAGGTGTTCTATCGTGAGGCCGGCCCCAGGGACGCGCCGACCCTTGTGCTGCTGCACGGCTACCCTTCGTCGTCGCGCATGTGGGACTCACTGATACCGCTGCTTGCCGATCGGTATCACGTGATCGCCCCCGACTACCCCGGGTTCGGCAGAAGCGACGCGCCCTCCGCTGCGACCTACGCCTACACCTTCGACCATCTGGCCGAGACCATGAGCCAGTTGCTGGCGCAACTGAAAATCGATGAGTACACCCTGTTCATGCAGGATTACGGCGGCCCGGTAGGCTTTCGGATGATCCTCAACGCCCCGCAAAAACTGCACGGCATCATCATCCAGAACGCCAATGCCTATAACGAAGGCCTGGGTGCCAAATGGGCAAACATCGCGAAGTATTGGAAGGCCCCTTCCGAACATCCCGAGCAAGTCGATGCGTTCACGGGGTACGACGGCACGAAGCAGCGTCACCTGGGCACCAGCCCCCATCCCGAGCGCTATAACCCGGATGCCTGGGAAGACGAGTTTGCTGCCTTATCCCGTCCGGGCCAGCGGGCCATCCAGTCGGCTTTGTTGCTGGACTACCAGAACAACGTCGCTTCTTACCCTAAATGGCAGCAATGGTTGAAAGACAACCAACCGCCCATGCTGGTCATGTGGGGAAAATACGACCCGTCGTTCATTGTGCCGGGGGCCCTGCGCTACAAGGATGACGTGCCGGGTGCCGAGGTGCATATCCTGGAGGCGGGCCATTTCGCACTCGATGAAAAAATCGAACAGATCGCCAGCCTGACGCGCCTGTTCATGGCGCGCATTACTGGTCGACCTAACGCGCCGTGA
- a CDS encoding GAF domain-containing protein, whose amino-acid sequence MAKSSSVFDSLREDIDALAKQLGVSSVLVMRSLPQHMQVEASGGHHEDTYPIGAQGKKSSLAHNGQALYCERVVDTDQPLYVKDSRLEADWAGNEDEVEFGLSNYLGYPVRGPDGEVYGTVCALHEEAKEYSAEERAALDEFRNKVELAIKRSFTAR is encoded by the coding sequence GTGGCCAAATCCAGCTCAGTATTCGACTCGCTACGCGAGGATATCGACGCGTTAGCGAAACAACTCGGTGTCAGTTCGGTCCTTGTCATGCGATCACTGCCCCAGCACATGCAAGTAGAGGCTTCTGGCGGGCATCATGAGGATACCTATCCCATCGGCGCTCAGGGCAAGAAAAGCAGCCTGGCCCACAACGGCCAGGCACTTTATTGTGAGCGGGTTGTGGACACCGACCAGCCGCTCTATGTCAAGGACTCTCGCCTGGAGGCCGACTGGGCTGGCAATGAAGATGAGGTGGAATTTGGGTTGAGCAACTATTTAGGCTATCCAGTGCGTGGCCCTGACGGCGAGGTGTATGGCACCGTCTGCGCCTTGCACGAAGAGGCCAAGGAGTACAGCGCCGAAGAGCGAGCGGCGCTGGATGAGTTTCGCAATAAGGTTGAGTTGGCCATAAAGCGTTCATTCACGGCGCGTTAG
- the pvdQ gene encoding bifunctional acylase PvdQ has translation MIITNGLFRVCVAGALLGLSLSATARVQEQQATAEIRRTGFGVPHIRASDERGLGFGIGYAYAQDNLCLLANEVVTVNGERARYFGPEQATLEGRNNLANDVFFTWLNTPEAVAAFWKAQTPAMQQRIEGYVAGYNRYLKERTAQGLPAQCQAAWVRPITPQDLVKLTRRLLVEGGVGQFAEALVGAAPPNAVAQRDAKAFEVAAANQQRFALDRGSNAVAVGRDRSINGRGMLLANPHFPWVGGMRFYEMHLTIPGQLDVMGAALPGLPVINIGFNQHVAWTHTVDTSKHFTLYRLTLDPKDPTRYLLDGKSVPMDKTNLKVTVKAADGSTREESRTVYSSQFGPMVQWPGKLDWDKKYAFSLRDANLGNDRVLQQWYAMNRAANLKELQTSVHTLQGIPWVNTLAADDQGQSLYMNLSVVPNVSAQKLAQCSDPRVGLQFIMLDGSRSACAWDVDPRAAQAGIFPADQQPQLERTDYVQHSNDSAWMVNPKAPLTGFSPVISQENIGLGPRARFALQRLQELDKQPIKVVDLQNMVMDNQVYLASQVMPDLLKFCAGADASVKSVCDSLKNWDQRANLDSGLGLVHFINLAEQLAQAPDAWKVGFDPAHPLTTPRGLAIERAGVAKALREAMLTSAADVAKRGLTADSHWGDIQVSGQTPIHGGPQELGVYNAMQSVPRADGKREVVSGSSYLQIVTFDEKGPQAVGVLAFSLSSDPASKYFKDQTQAFSEKKLGPLPFTEQQIKADPQYQLQVVRDKEEAGR, from the coding sequence GTGATTATTACCAACGGGTTGTTCAGGGTGTGCGTGGCGGGTGCGTTGCTGGGGCTGAGTCTTTCGGCCACGGCGCGGGTGCAGGAGCAGCAGGCCACGGCCGAGATCCGCCGCACCGGTTTTGGTGTCCCCCATATCCGGGCCAGCGACGAGCGCGGGCTGGGGTTTGGTATCGGCTATGCCTATGCCCAGGACAACCTGTGCCTGCTGGCCAATGAGGTGGTGACGGTCAACGGTGAGCGCGCCAGGTACTTTGGCCCCGAGCAGGCGACCCTGGAAGGGCGCAACAACCTCGCCAACGACGTGTTCTTCACCTGGCTCAACACGCCCGAGGCGGTTGCGGCGTTCTGGAAGGCACAAACCCCGGCGATGCAGCAGCGCATTGAAGGCTATGTGGCCGGCTACAACCGTTACCTCAAGGAGCGTACCGCCCAAGGCTTGCCGGCGCAGTGCCAGGCCGCATGGGTACGGCCCATCACGCCGCAAGACCTGGTCAAGCTGACCCGTCGTTTGCTGGTGGAAGGCGGCGTCGGGCAGTTTGCCGAGGCCTTGGTGGGCGCCGCGCCGCCGAATGCTGTCGCTCAACGGGATGCCAAGGCATTTGAGGTCGCCGCTGCCAACCAGCAGCGTTTCGCCCTGGACCGTGGCAGCAACGCCGTTGCAGTGGGCCGCGACCGATCAATCAACGGCCGTGGCATGTTGCTGGCCAACCCGCATTTCCCGTGGGTTGGCGGCATGCGCTTCTACGAGATGCACCTGACCATTCCTGGCCAACTGGATGTCATGGGCGCCGCCTTGCCGGGCCTGCCGGTGATCAACATTGGCTTCAACCAGCACGTGGCCTGGACCCATACGGTTGATACCTCCAAACACTTCACCCTGTACCGCCTGACCCTGGACCCGAAGGACCCGACCCGTTATCTGCTGGACGGCAAATCCGTGCCCATGGATAAAACCAACCTCAAGGTGACGGTGAAAGCCGCCGACGGCAGTACCCGGGAAGAGTCGCGCACCGTCTACAGCTCGCAGTTCGGCCCGATGGTGCAATGGCCGGGCAAGCTGGACTGGGATAAAAAATATGCCTTCAGCCTGCGGGACGCCAACCTGGGCAACGACCGGGTGCTGCAACAGTGGTACGCGATGAACCGCGCCGCGAACCTCAAGGAACTGCAAACCTCGGTGCACACCCTGCAAGGCATCCCGTGGGTCAACACCCTGGCGGCGGACGACCAGGGCCAGAGCCTGTACATGAACCTGTCGGTGGTGCCCAACGTCAGCGCGCAAAAACTCGCGCAGTGCAGTGACCCGCGCGTGGGCCTGCAGTTCATCATGCTCGACGGCTCCCGCAGCGCCTGCGCCTGGGACGTGGACCCGCGTGCCGCTCAGGCCGGGATCTTCCCGGCCGATCAACAGCCGCAACTTGAGCGCACCGACTACGTGCAGCACTCCAACGACTCGGCATGGATGGTCAACCCCAAGGCCCCGTTGACCGGCTTCTCGCCGGTGATCAGCCAGGAGAACATCGGCCTGGGCCCACGTGCCCGTTTCGCCTTGCAACGCTTGCAGGAACTCGACAAGCAGCCGATCAAGGTCGTCGACTTGCAGAACATGGTCATGGACAACCAGGTGTACCTCGCGAGCCAGGTCATGCCGGACTTGCTGAAATTCTGCGCGGGTGCCGATGCCAGCGTGAAGTCGGTGTGCGACAGCCTGAAAAACTGGGACCAGCGCGCCAACCTAGACAGCGGCCTGGGCCTGGTGCACTTCATCAACCTGGCGGAACAACTGGCCCAAGCGCCTGACGCGTGGAAGGTCGGCTTCGACCCGGCACACCCCTTGACCACACCGCGCGGGCTGGCCATTGAGCGGGCAGGGGTGGCCAAGGCACTGCGCGAGGCGATGCTGACGTCCGCCGCCGACGTGGCCAAGCGCGGGCTGACCGCCGACAGCCATTGGGGTGATATCCAGGTCTCGGGACAAACACCGATCCATGGCGGCCCGCAGGAACTGGGCGTGTACAACGCCATGCAAAGCGTGCCCCGGGCGGATGGCAAGCGCGAAGTGGTCAGCGGCAGCAGCTACTTGCAAATCGTCACGTTCGACGAGAAGGGGCCGCAAGCGGTTGGCGTACTGGCGTTCTCCTTGTCCAGCGACCCGGCGTCGAAATACTTCAAGGACCAGACCCAGGCGTTCTCCGAGAAAAAACTCGGGCCGCTGCCGTTTACCGAACAGCAGATCAAGGCTGATCCGCAGTACCAATTGCAGGTTGTCCGTGACAAGGAAGAAGCCGGACGGTAG
- a CDS encoding ABC transporter permease, with product MGLPGWLLGLSGLAGLLLLWWLGVKVFGSTDGLSARFSLSATFASLWELLGRSELYLNIAVSLKRIFVGLFLALLIGVPLGLLVGSSRKLEAATTPAFQFLRMISPLSWMPIVVMLMGVGDQPIYFLLAFAAVWPILLNTAAGVRQLDPRWLQLSKSLSATRWETLRRVIIPGVMGHVLTGVRLAIGILWIVLVPCEMLGVSAGLGYYILDTRDRLAYSELMAMVLLIGLLGFALDAFARWLHQRWVHGANS from the coding sequence TGGCTGGGGGTGAAGGTATTTGGCAGTACAGACGGTTTGTCTGCGCGGTTCTCGCTGTCGGCGACCTTCGCCAGCCTGTGGGAATTGCTGGGGCGCAGCGAGCTGTACCTGAACATCGCCGTGAGCCTCAAGCGAATCTTTGTCGGGCTGTTCCTGGCGTTGCTGATAGGTGTGCCGTTGGGCTTGCTGGTGGGCAGTTCGCGCAAGCTGGAAGCGGCGACCACGCCGGCCTTCCAGTTTTTGCGGATGATCTCGCCGCTGTCGTGGATGCCCATCGTGGTGATGTTGATGGGCGTGGGCGACCAGCCGATCTACTTCCTGCTGGCGTTCGCGGCGGTGTGGCCGATTCTGTTGAATACCGCGGCGGGTGTGCGTCAGCTTGACCCGCGCTGGCTGCAACTGAGCAAAAGCCTGAGCGCCACGCGCTGGGAAACCTTGCGCCGGGTAATTATTCCCGGGGTCATGGGGCACGTGCTGACCGGCGTGCGCCTGGCCATCGGCATTCTGTGGATCGTGCTGGTGCCGTGCGAGATGCTCGGGGTCAGTGCGGGGCTGGGTTACTACATCCTCGACACCCGTGACCGGCTGGCTTACTCGGAGCTGATGGCGATGGTGCTGCTGATCGGCTTGCTGGGCTTTGCTCTGGATGCGTTTGCGCGGTGGTTGCACCAGCGTTGGGTGCATGGCGCCAACAGTTAG